The proteins below are encoded in one region of Rhododendron vialii isolate Sample 1 chromosome 7a, ASM3025357v1:
- the LOC131333958 gene encoding autophagy-related protein 8f — protein sequence MAKNSFKQEHDFEKRRAEAARIREKYSDRIPVIVEKAERSDIPTIDKKKYLVPADLTVGQFVYVIRKRIKLSAEKAIFIFVDNVLPPTGTIMSAIYDEKKDQDGFLYVTYSGENTFGEGILH from the exons ATGGCAAAAAATTCCTTCAAGCAAGAGCATGATTTCG AGAAGAGACGTGCCGAGGCTGCCCGGATTAGGGAGAAATACTCAGATAGGATTCCG GTAATCGTGGAGAAAGCAGAGAGAAGCGACATTCCCACCATTGataagaaaaa GTATCTCGTCCCGGCTGACTTGACAGTAGGACAATTTGTCTATGTAATTCGGAAAAGGATCAAATTGAGTGCAGAGAAGGCAATTTTCATATTTGTGGACAATGTCCTGCCACCAACTG GGACAATTATGTCTGCGATATATGATGAAAAGAAGGATCAAGATGGGTTCCTATATGTCACCTACAGCGGAGAGAACACATTCGGGGAGGGGATTTTACATTAG
- the LOC131333951 gene encoding uncharacterized protein LOC131333951, which yields MESSLGELERRQTQILQRITQLELSHLPQHFSASLSLSPPNENAAATDTESCLSAILGSNGVRDFSFRRVPSDYYDSPLESRRDVLGASSVHHLCKSIVLVNTQAPSNVTDCSDRNYSKYYVVVVQYTARFNAETVKNFLYALNDGRIPKKKFNLRLAPEEISQKLTGYEHNAVTCIGMKTNIPVILDEAIVKLNPEFFWLGGGEVDLKLGIRTSEFVNFVKPFIVSCSGA from the exons ATGGAGTCGTCACTGGGAGAGCTGGAGAGAAGACAAACCCAAATCCTCCAACGAATCACCCAACTCGAGCTCTCCCATTTGCCCCAACACTTCTCcgcctccctctccctctctcctcccaaCGAAAACGCCGCAGCCACCGACACCGAATCCTGCCTCTCCGCCATCCTCGGCTCCAACGGCGTGCGAGACTTCTCGTTCAGGCGAGTCCCCTCTGATTACTACGATTCCCCCCTCGAATCCCGACGAGACGTCCTCGGTGCCTCTTCCGTCCACCACCTCTGCAAAAGCATTGTCCTG GTTAACACGCAAGCCCCTTCTAACGTAACAGATTGTAGTGATCGCAACTATTCGAAGTATTACGTTGTTGTGGTTCAG TATACTGCTCGATTTAATGCTGAGACTGTGAAGAACTTTCTGTATGCGCTTAATGATGGGAGAATACCAAAGAAGAAATTCAATT TGAGGCTTGCCCCAGAGGAAATATCGCAGAAGTTGACTGGTTATGAACACAATGCGGTGACCTGTATTGGCATGAAAACAAATATTCCG GTGATCTTGGATGAAGCAATTGTGAAGCTTAATCCAGAGTTCTTTTGGCTGGGAGGTGGAGAGGTCGATCTGAAGTTAGGGATCAGGACCTCTGAATTCGTCAACTTTGTAAAACCTTTCATTGTTAGCTGTAGCGGTGCATGA
- the LOC131333956 gene encoding uncharacterized protein LOC131333956, which translates to MALLAKLRCITVDVTGTLLAYKGELGDYYCMAAKSVGLPCPDYKRVHEGFKLAYSNMAKNHPCFGHRDKMPNIVWWKTCVRDSFIRAGYDYDEDTFEKVFKRIYAMFGSSAPYTIFPDSQPFLRWARKNGLKVGIVSNSEYRYQEVILPALGLNQGTEWDFGVFSGIEGVEKPNPKIYEIALQKAGNVAPEEALHIGDSMRKDYLPAKSVGMHALLLDRFKTPDANDWRKSGAPVLDDLVAAQEWLTSENRTC; encoded by the exons ATGGCTTTATTAGCAAAATTACGCTGTATCACAGTGGATGTTACTGGTACACTCCTTGCTTACAAAGGGGAACTTGGGGACTACTATTGTATGGCTGCCAAATCTGTTGGATTGCCTTGTCCTGATTACAAACGTGTGCACGAGGGCTTTAAACTTGCATACTCCAATATGGCAAAGAATCATCCATGTTTTGGTCATCGGGACAAAATGCCCAATATTGTTTGGTGGAAGACTTGCGTGAGAGACTCCTTTATCAGG GCAGGGTACGATTATGATGAGGACACATTTGAGAAGGTATTCAAGCGCATATATGCAATGTTCGGTTCATCTGCACCTTATACTATCTTTCCGGATTCTCAACCATTCCTAAGATGGGCTCGTAAAAACGGTCTCAAAGTAGGGATAGTTAGTAACTCCGAATACCGTTATCAGGAGGTGATTCTTCCTGCTTTGGGTTTGAATCAG GGAACCGAGTGGGACTTTGGTGTGTTCTCTGGTATTGAAGGTGTGGAAAAGCCAAACCCTAAGATATACGAGATTGCGTTGCAGAAGGCCGGAAACGTTGCACCAGAAGAAGCCCTACACATTGGAGACAGCATGAGGAAGGACTATCTGCCGGCAAAAAGTGTGGGGATGCATGCATTGTTGTTGGATAGGTTTAAGACTCCAGATGccaatgattggagaaaatCAGGTGCACCTGTTCTAGATGACCTAGTGGCTGCACAGGAATGGCTTACTTCTGAAAATCGGACTTGCTAA